In a single window of the Coffea eugenioides isolate CCC68of chromosome 3, Ceug_1.0, whole genome shotgun sequence genome:
- the LOC113766463 gene encoding uncharacterized protein LOC113766463, protein MSVAEYEVQFTELSRFAPELVTTEQRRVRRFVQGLNVEIQEGLAAVRIDTFADAVEKAQRVEVARAQVKSFQAKKRFAPSSSREPTYGNTPPAKMGRGTLGANNPGASRRAQARGNGARNAGGRNNGTRVGPIGRGQPRNTSQGGRAIVSQVSCTFCKKPGHTIDGCWKKQGKCLRCGSGEHQIAGCPKMQEGGNPNARPNTSGGSRPTVPARVYAIDDQPVPDSSEVVEGTLPIFHRLAKVLIDPGATHSFVNPSFMSGIDVRPVRLPFDLEVKTPMGNKRIIASLAYKNCEFWIGERKTLVDLVSLDIKWYDVIIGMDFLAQYHAKLDCRAKVVELCIPGEATLRLDVKGRLASSAMISGIRARKMLSKGAQGFLVFMINAPSDQTKLEDVPVVQEFSDVFPEELKTLPPDREVEFKIDLVPGTAPISKTPYRMAPAELKELKIQLQDLLEKESL, encoded by the exons atgagtgtcgccgaatatgaagTCCAGTTCACAGAACTATCccgttttgctcctgaattggtgaCCACGGAGCAAAGGCGAGTTAGAAGGTTTGTGCAAGGTCTGAATGTAGAAATACAGGAAGGTTTAGCTGCTGTAAGGATTGATACCTTTGCAGATGCTGTCGAGAAAGCCCAGAGAGTTGAAGTAGCTCGGGCTCAAGTGAAATCTTTTCAGGCTAAGAAGAGATTTGCTCCTAGCAGTAGTCGGGAGCCGACTTATGGAAATACTCCACCGGCCAAAATGGGCCGAGGAACCCTTGGGGCGAATAACCCTGGAGCATCACGACGCGCCCAAGCAAGAGGAAACGGGGCCAGGAATGCAGGGGGACGGAATAATGGAACCCGAGTGGGACCGATTGGAAGGGGACAACCCAGGAATACCTCACAAGGAGGCCGAGCAATAGTTTCCCAAGTAAGTTGTACATTTTGTAAGAAACCTGGCCATACTATAGATGGTTGCTGGAAGAAGCAAGGGAAGTGCTTGAGATGCGGAAGTGGCGAGCACCAAATTGCTGGATGTCCAAAAATGCAGGAAGGGGGTAATCCAAATGCTAGGCCAAACACTTCTGGAGGGAGCCGGCCAACAGTTCCTGCCAGGGTGTATGCTATAGATGACCAACCtgtacctgattcctcggaaGTCGTGGAAGGTACTCTCCCCATTTTTCATCGATTAGCTAAAGTGTTAATTGACCCTGGTGCAACACATTCATTCGTAAATCCATCATTTATGTCTGGAATAGATGTGAGACCTGTTAGATTACCCTTCGATCTTGAAGTTAAGACACCAATGGGTAATAAGAGGATAATCGCTAGCTTAGCTTATAAGAATTGTgaattctggattggagagcgTAAAACGCTAGTGGATCTAGTCAGTTTGGACATAAAATGGTACGATGTTATCATAGGAATGGATTTCCTAGCCCAGTATCATGCTAAGCTTGATTGCCGAGCGAAAGTGGTGGAATTATGTATCCCTGGAGAAGCAACCCTGAGGTTAGATGTCaagggtaggttagcctcatctgctatGATTTCAGGGATACGGGCAAGGAAAATGTTGTCAAAAGGAGCTCAAGGTTTCTTAGTTTTCATGATTAATGCTCCCAGTGATCAAACGAAGTTGGAAGATGTACCAGTGGTACAAGAATTTTCGGATGTTTTTCCTGAGGAGCTAAAGACTTTACCGCCAGATAGAGAAGTGGAATTTAAAATTGACTTGGTGCCTGGAACGGCTCCAATTTCTAAAACTCCGTATCGGATGGCTCCTGCCGAGCTGAAGGAGTTGAAGATTCAATTGCAAGACCTCTTGGAgaaag aGAGTCTTTAA